The nucleotide window ggagagggaggcgcaccaatatgggccttaaggcccatatcccttagggtttgccccctttccacctcttaggtgccatgggcccttgtgggaggtgcaccagcccactaaggggctggtccctcaccactcttagcccacgcaagcctccggggttggttgccccacttggtggacccccgggaccctcccggtggtcccggtacattaccgataaaccccgaaactcttccggtgaccaaaacaggacttcccatatataaatctttacctccggaccattccggaactcctcgtgacgtccgggatctcatctgggactccgaacaacattcggtaaccacatacaagcttcctttataaccctagcgtcatcgaaccttaagtgtgtagaccctacgggttcgggagacatgcagacatgaccgagacgttctccggtcaataaccaacagcgggatctggatacccatgttggctcccacatgttccacgatgatctcatcggatgaaccacgatgtcaaggacttaatcaatcccgtatacaattcccttcgtctatcggtatgttacttgcccgagattcgatcgtcggtatcccgataccttgttcaatctcgttaccggcaagtctctttactcgttccgtaacacatcatcccgtgatcaactccttgatcacattgtgcacattatgatgatgtcctaccgagtgggcccagagatacctctccgcttacacggagtgacaaatcccagtctcgattcgtgccaacccaacagacactttcggagatacctgtaatgcacctttatagtcacccagttatgttgtgacgtttggcacacccaaagcactcctacggtatccgggagttgcacaatctcatggtctaaggaaatgatacttgacattagaaaaagctttagcatacgaactacatgatctttgtgctaggcttaggattgggtcttgtccatcacatcattctcctaatgatgtgatcccgttatcaacgacatccaatgtccatggtcaggaaaccgtaaccatctattgatcaacgagctagtcaactagaggctcactagggacatggtgttgtctatgtatccacacatgtatctgagtttcctatcaatacaattatagcatggataataaacgattatcatgaacaaggaaatataataataactaatttattattgcctctagggcatatttccaacactagggaccctcgacaaacacacacatacacacccctagttgcgagtccatggttgacatgcaactagggaccctcgacaaacacacacacccctagttATGAGTTGATGGTTTACATGCAACTAGGGACCCTCAACAAACACACACCCCatagttgcgagtcgatgctcGGCATGCAACTGGtgaccctcgacaaacacacacaccctTAGTTGTGAGTCGATGCTCGGCATGCAACCagggaccctcgacaaacacacacacccctagttgggagtcgatggtcggcttgctactggggaccctcgacaaacacacacacacacacacctagtttgtgagtcgatggttgacatgcaactgggggcCACCATAGAGACACACGCATGCACAaacgcgcgcgcacacacacacacacaaacacacacacacgcacacacacacttagttgcgagttgatggttgacatgcaactggggaccacaacaaacacacaaaagcacccttagttgcgagtcgatggtcggcTTACAACTGAGGGGCCCCAACAAACACACAGACCCTTAGTTGCGAGGtgatggttgacatgcaactgcggaccctcgacaaacacacacacattCCTAGTTGCGAGTCAgtggttgacatgcaactggaCTCGTAGAAACACACTCAACTCCCCTCCCCCTTCACGAGTTGTGACTCAATGGTTGGCTCGCAATTAGGAGCCCTCAACAAACACACATTGAGAACGCCCCCTCccccagttgcgagtcgatggttgacttgcaactgggagccctcgacaaacacacacatcCTTAGTCGCGAGTCGATGGGTGACATGCAATTGGGGATCGCGACAAACACACATAGATACCGCCCCCTAGTTGTGGGTTGATGGTACAACTTCAGTTGCGAGTCGATTGTAATCTTGTAACTAGGGCCATCGACAAACACACATACACCACCCCCTCctctagttgcgagtcgatgtgCTTCAGATTTCGAAACAAAAACAAACAGAAAAATGGAAGAACATGGGAGGGGAACGGGACAACAGGCGGAGGGGAACATGCGAAAGGAGAGTGACAGACTCGATGGAGGCTACCGTCTCAATCTAATGTACTTTGGGGCTAGACTCTTCGTATTCTAAAAAAAAGCCCATATCAAACAAGGTGACGGCGGCccaacaaaaaaaacaaaaaattgtCGCGCTCCGTTGTAGGCCTCCCAGCCCGACAAGACGATACGACAGGACACGGATCGATCGCGACACGTGCGATCACTCGAGCGTGAAAAACAAAGCACAAACAAATCAGACGGCTGGACATAAAACTGATGTCGCCAAAAATAATCAAATTTAAAAATCATAGATTACAAACAAATAAATTTAATAGATAAAGAAGAAAAAAGGAAGCGGAAAATAACACGGCCCAGCTCTTTGAATTCTGCCCGTACAAAAAGGCCTAGGCGCAGACAAAAAGAAGAGCAAAAATGGCAGAACGCACCAACGTATATAACAAAATATAAAAACCCACATACTAAGATCCCATTCAGAAAAAGGGACAATGCCGATCGGGAAAACAGCCCAAGAACACTAGTGCGACACGGGCCTTAGCGACAACAAAAACAACAGTTCAAGTCAAAGAAAACGACAACAGTTTGCACAAATCTTAAAGCCCATAATCATGTGATGGATAACTTAAATGTGACATTCTTaaaaaacatctagatgtgaTTTAGTCATTATGAaagtctgtctaggacacatctagatgtaaCATATCACATCTAACCCGATGTTCATTATGTTTGTGGGAGGGAGTCTATCTCGCGCGCGCCCGCTGCGACGCGCGAATTCCGACAGGCCACACTTGCCCGTTTTAGCAAGTCTTGGGCTATTGTTTAAAGTAAATCTGGGCCCCACCCTGGGCCCCGCCCGTTGAAATCAGGGGGCCGGTGAGATTAAGTTTTACGGGCGAGAGAGAGTAGGAGGGTCCAGCGCAATGTGGGCTGATGCGTCTTTATGGGTAGGCCCATCTGCCATCGGCTTCCGACAATGCGAGAAAATGAGATTGCTCGTTGCGACGCTCGCTCGCGAAGGAGCGTTTCCGATGTTTGTGGTCTGTTTTTTGTCCCAGCTTTTTTTTCCTTGTTACTTACGTTACTCATGGAAGATTAGATGTGACAtctttagagcatctccaacaggcacGCCGAACTAGCGCCGCGCCGTAAAATCCTCCGTTTTAGCGCGCGCGCAACCGGAATAGTTGCTCCAGCGGGCGCGCGAAAACAGTGCGCGCGGCATACGTAGTCCAACGCGCGGACCGAAACGCAATCGCGCGCCGCATATTTGCTGCGCCCGCTTTCGCGCGCTGGACTCTCGCGCGCTCGCTCGCACCTCCCACCCCCATCCATACGTGTCGCGCGCTGCTGGAGCGGCGCGCGCTACATTTTAGCGCGGCTGCTGGAGCCAGCGCTGCGTGCCGCGCCAAATCAGGCGATGGGCGCGCGCTATAACTGTTTTTTTACGCGCGGCGCGTTcggcgcctgttggagatgctcttagaaaACAtgtagatgtgaattagacaagcTGAAACTATATGTAGGAACTGAAATAATCTGACACAAGCTAATTTTGAATAATTTATCTTAGTATAAACTTCACAGCAATTTTTAGTGGTGAATTTTAGGAAAGAAAACATTTGTTTCTTCACGTTTACCTGCGCGACGGTCTTGCCTCTCGCGGCGGCGACGTCGTGCAAGACGCCGCTCTCCATGACGGCGTCGGAGCCCCAGAAGGCGCCGTACGCGCCGAGCGGCGAGTAGGCGGCGACGACGACGCCGTGCCGGGCGCACACCTCCCGCACCTTCTCCTGCCTCCACCCGACGTTCATCTCAACCTGGTTGACCGCCGGCGGCACGGCGGCGAGAGCCAGCAGCCTCTCCATCTTGGCCGCCGAGAAGTTGCTCACCCCGACGGACCTCGCCAGGCCCAGCCGATGGCACTCCTCCATGCCGCGCCACACGCCCTCCATGTCGAACTCCACCAGCGTGCCCTTGTCCACGGGGAGGCCGCCGGCGGTGGCGGCCACGGGCCAGTGGACGAGGAAGAGGTCAAGGTAGGCTAGGCCGAGGCGGGCGAGGGACTCGCGGAGCGCCGGGACGACGCGGCCCGGGCGCGCATCGGAGATCCAGAGCTTGGAGGTGACGAAGAGGTCGGCGCGGACGGACTCGGCTACGGCGGCGCCCACCGTCGGCTCCGTGCGGTACATGGAGGCCGTGTCCAGGTGGCGGTAGCCGAGGCGGATGGCGTGCACGATGGTGTCCGCCAGGTCCGCCGGCTTGCTTGGCGAGCCCGTGCCGAACCCCAGCACCGGCATGGCGTGGCCAGTGTTCAGGATCACGGACGGGATCGCCGTTGCCCGGGCACCAGCGCCGTGCCCGTCGTCGCCGGCTCCGGTGGCCATGGATGGAGTTCTTTGTGATCGGTTGAGCGGTCGGGTCCAGTGTTTTTGACTTGCAGCACAATGGAGCGCACGAGAGGTCACCCTCCTGCTTGGCCAAGCACGGATTGTCTGATTGCCGTCTGCCAAGCTGAGTAGGAACTGACGCCACGTCAGGATCCAAGCGACGTGTAGGCGATATGGGATATTTTTTTTTTCACAATtagctactccctctgtccaaaaatataaaaacgtttttcacactacactagtgtcaaaaacgtttttatattatggaacgaagggagtacatgTGATTCGCCTGGATTTAGAATTTGGGTCGGTTGAATTTGGTTTGAAGGAAGGAGCTCCTCCGAGAAGCCCTCTGGGTTTATCTTATGAGGGCAAGCgaccccattatctatcttaagATGGCAGTGGACCTCTATCTATTTTAAGGATGTTAGGGATGATGTGGGTGCTAGAGGGATGTCGGGGGACGACAGCTGAATGGAGGGTGGGGCGGCGAGGCTAGTGCGAGAGCCGCCGGCGACGGGCATGGTGACTGGCATTCAGTCGGTGGTCTGTGGGGATGGTTGGGGAAGAAGACATCGAAAGGTTGGAGAAAGCATCTGACTATTCATTTTACATTTAACAGCTAGAAATAACCGACTAACCCAAATTAACTGTTTAGTCGACTTAACCTAGCCACTTCTTTGTCTCGTTGTAGCGCTTCTTTTCTGGGGGATTTTTTTTCAATAATGCTCCATCTATAAGCAGGCTATGTAAAGTAACGTAATCTTCCTAACTATAAATCCTCTTTCCCTGATTTCAACCGGGGTGGGCCTCAGCCACTAATCCTTGTCCAATTAACTACCTCCACATCACCTTTTACGTAGAATTCTCATGTAAGTTTACGTGGGTCTAGCATTACTTATTTTTTTTAGTGATCTCGCTGTAGGATTCTTGTTAGGAGTGGGCTATAAATGACCTTTTGGTGCTCTATTGCTTTCCGTCCCACCCTTTTCTTATTGTTGGCTTGTTAAACTTCGGAACCAGTGATATTTTATAGAAAAAGGTATGTTTGGTCATTTTCAAGGTACTAATCTTGGGAGAGAAAAGCCTAAAGTATGAATTTTCTTTTGTTCTGTTTCCAATGAAAGTGAAATGTGTTATTAATTCATTAACTCAAATTGATTGCACACTTTAGGCTAAAAACTCCAGAAATGATCAATTTGAGCCATAAACTTGTTTATGTTTATTTTTGAAAAATATAATCTCATTTGTCTGATTAATTAAGGCCAAAATTGATTGGGAGGGAAAAAAGGGTCCATGTATGAGTGACTGTTGAGTCAGCAAAAGCGGCCCATGGTGTTAGAGATATATTTGGTACTTAGAGATTGTCCGGAATTAGATAGAAATTATTTTCATCTTATCTTTAGAAGGCGTCTTGTCCTCAAAGTTTTGTACTTAATATATACCCGCCTTTGAGGCTCAATAATACAACATCGAATTCCGCCGGTCTCCCTTTCTATTCCTCTATATATGGAGCCAAAAACATCCGACAACGTATAAGTGACGCAGGTTGCAGGGCGAGAGTAAAACGGACATCCAtgcaaaaaaaaagagagagtaAAACGGACATCTTATCTAAGCAAAAGGGCTTATATTAGGGACATGGAGGCTGGTCTCGGTTGCACATGCACCCTGAATGAAGAGTAAAATTTAAATTTTTTAAGACCCTGATTTTTAATAACATTATGAGTGTTTCATTTTTTGTGTAATTCTTTGTGATAGTACGACATTAGTGGAGGTCCGGGCAGAAAACACAAAATCAATTATCCAAATACACTATTTTTAAAGCATTTTGGAACATCTTTTTTTTTGCCGACAGATACATAAATGTCGTTTCATCATGAAAATTTGCACGTAGTAAGAAAACTAAGCAATGTTTGTTGTAAAAAAAATacatttttttttattttctataCTTGTTGTATTTTACTGTTCATACTAAGAGTATTTGAGCCCTGGTGTAGAGTGACACTTTTTGTTATATTAGGGTGTAATCTTGGATATAAGAACCTAAAGTTTGATTATTATTTTTGTTTGACTTTTAGGGCCAAGCCCAGGGATGATATAATAATGAATGTTGTTTAATAAACCCATCCTTTTTATTTTCTATGAGTTTTCTCAAAGGTTGATCTTAGTCAACTCGGACTTAATCGAGTAACATATAACacataaaaaagaaaaagaaaaactaaaaagaGACACGGATCTTCATGTAAGATCTCACGAATATAACATCGACTAAAACGTAGCTAAGACTCATTCGACTTAAATTTAACAAAACCGTCTTTTCAATTGCCAACTTCGGTACCTTTTTTTTGTATGACCCAAACTTTGGTCCTGATTTACATGGTTGCCAAGTTATTTCATACCAATGTCTTTTtgccaactcaagttcatttttaAGGTAATGTTAGATAATTCATGGGGAGACGATTTGTGACACAGGGGCACGGGCAACGAGGCCATCTCACCTGCTTCTTCTTTATGCTTTCGAATTTGAGTGTTTTCAATCTTTTAACCAAAAGTCTAAATTAAGTTTGTTTTCAGATTTGTGTCCCTTGTAACGAGGTTTTTCAAATAATACCAATTTTAAATATATTTTGACATGTTTTCTAAACTTTGCTAAGGTTAAAAACCGTTGAACGACAAATCGCTAAGTTGAGGACTGAGAACTTAAACACACGTGGGGACTCCAATGAGCAAATCGTGAGGTCGGATACGTTCTTCCTTCGAATTTCCCTTGTATGAAAGTTCATTCGATATGTACAAATCAAGCGGAGAACATGCACGATTATGTAACTTATGTTGAGGTCCCCTCCATCCAAACTCCAAGTAAAATATGTCAAATTAGATAGCCCTGACCCTCTCACGACCCCCTCAATGCCGCCACCCTAGGGCGGCGCCAGGGGGATCAGATCCCAGCGCCACCAGCCCCCACCCCACAGCGAAAGATCCTGCTACCATTGCCACTGCCGTTGgccgcggtggcggcggagcCCTGTGCCAAGGCGCAGAGGCAGGAGGAGGCTgcggctgaaggaaatatgccctagatgcaataataaagttattatttatttacttatttcatgataaatgtttattattcatgctagaattgtattaaccggaaacataatacatgtgtgtgaatacatagacaaacagagtgtcactattatgcctctacttgactagctcgttgatcaaagatggttatgtttcctaaccatagacatgagttgtcatttgataaacgggatcacatcattaggagaatgatgtgattgacttgacccattccgttagcttagcacttgatcgttttagtttactgctattgctttcttcatgacttatacatgttcctatgactatgagattatgcaactcccgattacctgaggaacactttgtgtgctacaaaacatcacaacttaactgggtgttataaaggtgctctacaggtatctccgaaggtacttgttgagttggcatagatcgagattaggatttgtcactccgattgtcggagaggtatctctgggccctctcggtgatgcacatcactataatccttgcaagcaatacaactaatgagttagttgcgggatgatgcattgcagaacgagtaaagagacttgccggtaacataccgacgatcgaatctcgggcaagtaacataccgatggcaaagggaacaatgtatgttgttatgcggtttgactgataaagatcttcgtagaatatgtaggagccaatatgagcatcaaggttccgctattggttattgactggagacgtgtctcggtcatgtctacatagttctcgaacccgtagggtccgcaggCTTAACGTTtagtgacgatcagtattatgagtttatgtgatttgatgtacggaaggtagttcggagtcccggatgtgatcacggacatgatgaggagtctcaaaatggtcgagacataaagattaatatattgaacgactatattcagataccggaagtgttccgggtgatttcggagaaaaccggagtgccggagggttaccggaacccccccgggagaagtaatgggccacatgggccttagtggagagagagagagagggccggccagggcaggccgcgcgcccctccccctctggtccgaattggactagggaaaggggggcgacgcccccctttccttctccctctccttcttccttccccctcctagtaggagtaggaaaggggagtcctactcctactaggaggaggactcctcctcctggcgcgccctgcaagggccggccggcctccccccttgttcctttatatacgggggcatgAGGCatcctaggacacacaagttgattatttcaagccgtatgcggtgcccccctccaccgtaatccacctcgatcatatcatagcggtgcttaggcgaagccctgcatcggtagcaacatcatcaccgtcatcacgccgtcgtgctgacggaactctcctgtgaagctctactggatcggagttcgtgggacgtcatcgagctgaacgtgtgctgaactcggaggtgtcgtacgttcggtacttggatcggtcggattgtgaagacgtacgactacatcaaccacgttctcataacgcttccgcttacgatctacgagggtacgtggacgacactctcctctctcgttgctatgcatcaccatgatcttgcgtgtgcgtaggaatttttttgaaattaccacgttcccTGACAACGGCAACCTCTCGAGGCGACTGAGGAACCTTAGGCTGGGGGCTTCGCACCGCGGCCAGGGCGGCTCCCTGGCCATGCGATGGCAACCGACGACCCCATGGATGGTGGTGCTGGCGATGGTGGGCATGGCGGCGGCTGCTGATCTGGATCCCACCCAGATCCGTCATTGATTTCCGCGTGGATGGTCAGCGGCACGATGAGGGCTCCGGTGAGGGGATGGAGGATCCCCACCGGAGTACCGACAGCGGCATATGTCTTTATGGCGAAGCTTCGCGTAGTTCCAGCCAGCCGTGAGATTGGGACGACGCGGCTTCGCTGAAAACTGCACCTGATTGCGGTCTTGGCGCATGATGGCGGCGTCTTTGACGTCGTTTCCTTCTCAAGGCATCGTTGTTGAAGGTCACATCAACTCGATCGAGATGTtctgggggaaaccctagatctgggtctaCTGGATCGAATGACGCCGGCGCCTTCGGTGTCGTTCTACCTCCCGGGGGCATCATTTTGGAGCAAGTGCTAGCTGGAGGGGACAGTAGGAGGAGCGGTGTTACATCTACCGCAAGGTCAACGGCGGACCCCGGCGGCATGGGGCTGCGGAGTTTCGGCGACGGGCGCGTGTGGATGGATACGTGCAGGATGGTGGCGTTGTCTGAAGTCGTGTGGCGTCGACGGCAAGCCTGACAAGGTCGGTCAGTACCTGCTCTAGATATGGATCGGTGGAGACGACGACGGCGACCTCTGAGAGTGTGCCGGATCGGACCCAGTCTCAGCATTGTGGCTTGGTTGGGGCATCCGACTTTAGATGTTAGGTTTTGGTGCGATATCTGTTTGGTATTCGGCTCGGACATTTGACATCCCTCCATCAAGGGGACAGGAGTAGCGACAGGTGTTGCCAAGACGACGGCTTTAGGCTTACTGGTGTATTACTTTGTAAGGCCTTTGAGAATAATTAGTAAAATGGTTGCATGCATTGACCATATGCAGAGGCCAGAGGTATATCATCCTTCTCTAAAAAATGATATTTATATTGACATGTCCAGTGAGTTCCTCATGCAACTGATATATTTCACTGCATATTATCGAACTCATTAGAACAAATCAACTAGCATAACCTAAATTTATGATTTTTTGTTTCGTAAATAAACTAATTTGGCGATTAAGTGCATCTTCAACGTCATCTCTCAAAACACCCACATACACCGGATTGAGTTGTTCGGACGTAGTTTGTCATGTAACGTGTACTCGTATTTGTTCCTGAACGCGTCTGCTTCTTCGAATTCTAGCAAACCGGACGCAAACTCAAGGAGGTTTGTGGGCGTCCAGACATTCGCCACATACGCGTTGAACATCCCCAGCCCACTCAATCCCCCCGCACCACTTTTTGGCCACTTTGTCCCCCTTTCCTTACTCTGCGTCCGCACCCTCTTCGCCGTTGCTGCCGCCCAAGCATTGCTGGATGACGTTTGCAACCCCCACCCATGCGCCTTCCCTTCTTGGTCTATGCTGCCGTCCATCCAGGATCCATCTGCAACCAGGTACCCTCCGGCCCTGTCGACGCCATCCATGACGAGCACCAGGCTCGATAAGTGTTCGGTCAAATGCCGTCGAGCTATTTTGTTGACCTTTTTGTTGTTTTCTAGTAAAGGCCGATTAGTTAACCTAGCAGGCTTCTAAAATAAAGCTAGGTAGATGGCAACTTATTTCCACGGCCCCAACTAAGCCACAAAAAATTGGCCCTAAGCACGATATGGTGAGGTACTCGGTGATGGGAGGATTAGTTGCTATGTGATGCGTGAAAGATCGTGTATACAAATTTTGTAGGCATGAGGCAAGGGGCACTCGACCTTTTGGCAAAATATGCATGCTTCGTTTTATGAG belongs to Triticum urartu cultivar G1812 chromosome 7, Tu2.1, whole genome shotgun sequence and includes:
- the LOC125523862 gene encoding deoxymugineic acid synthase 1-D-like; the encoded protein is MATGAGDDGHGAGARATAIPSVILNTGHAMPVLGFGTGSPSKPADLADTIVHAIRLGYRHLDTASMYRTEPTVGAAVAESVRADLFVTSKLWISDARPGRVVPALRESLARLGLAYLDLFLVHWPVAATAGGLPVDKGTLVEFDMEGVWRGMEECHRLGLARSVGVSNFSAAKMERLLALAAVPPAVNQVEMNVGWRQEKVREVCARHGVVVAAYSPLGAYGAFWGSDAVMESGVLHDVAAARGKTVAQVVLRWLYEQGVCFVARSYNNERLKQNMEIFEWELSEEEKGMIATIPQRRVSLGERFMSPDGPYKSLEELWDDDI